A single Synergistales bacterium DNA region contains:
- the rsmH gene encoding 16S rRNA (cytosine(1402)-N(4))-methyltransferase RsmH gives MSIEHIPVLLEEVLSALRQQEPLTAVVDATLGLGGHSEAILQHFPSARVLGIDQDSEALSCARKRLEPFGARCTTEEGNFRAIKDILERHHIVEPHAVLLDLGVSSLQLRSGERGFSYNVSGPLDMRMAARQEDIPPASEVINSWSAKELERLFRIYGEERYARDIARCIVKHRKHSGAISTTDEFVGMLRKQLPAPIQRTMGRHPARKVFQALRIYVNDELNSLETFLQALREMALRNCTTVIISYHSLEDRMVKHTFRSWKQAELGSVITKKPIVPKEDEVQANYSARSAKMRVFRFRGKGE, from the coding sequence ATGTCGATTGAGCATATTCCCGTGTTGCTGGAAGAGGTGCTCTCTGCTCTCCGACAGCAGGAGCCGCTTACTGCGGTTGTCGACGCTACACTCGGCCTGGGTGGTCATAGCGAGGCGATTCTGCAGCATTTTCCATCAGCCAGGGTTCTGGGGATCGACCAGGACAGTGAAGCGCTTTCCTGTGCCAGGAAGCGGCTGGAGCCATTCGGAGCGCGCTGTACCACCGAAGAGGGAAACTTTCGGGCCATCAAGGACATACTGGAACGTCATCACATTGTGGAACCCCACGCGGTGCTCCTGGATCTGGGGGTCTCCTCGCTGCAGCTCCGGAGTGGGGAAAGGGGCTTTTCCTACAACGTTTCAGGTCCGCTGGATATGCGGATGGCCGCCCGGCAGGAGGATATCCCTCCAGCCAGTGAAGTGATCAACAGCTGGTCGGCGAAAGAGCTTGAGCGCCTGTTCCGGATCTACGGCGAGGAACGCTATGCGCGGGACATAGCTCGGTGCATTGTCAAGCACAGGAAGCATTCCGGGGCTATCTCCACGACGGATGAATTTGTCGGTATGCTTCGAAAACAGCTGCCGGCGCCGATCCAGCGCACCATGGGTCGTCATCCGGCCCGCAAGGTGTTCCAGGCTCTGCGGATATATGTCAATGATGAATTGAACAGCCTGGAGACATTCCTGCAGGCTCTCAGGGAGATGGCCCTGCGCAATTGCACAACCGTGATCATCAGCTATCACTCGCTAGAGGACAGGATGGTCAAACATACATTCCGGAGCTGGAAACAGGCGGAACTGGGGTCGGTGATCACGAAAAAACCCATTGTTCCCAAAGAGGATGAGGTCCAGGCAAACTACAGCGCACGTAGTGCGAAGATGAGAGTCTTCCGTTTTCGTGGAAAGGGGGAGTAG
- a CDS encoding PAS domain S-box protein, whose amino-acid sequence MSGVPSSLGTYYRRLAEQLPDALCLHTAAGRILFCNQAGLQLLGIPQADVGRIDFFALFASGSQRYRDALAAAGQEDRNTLDAALLRRDGAEVPVVLNAQFLDEEESLVQCLMKDRSPRLRQEERLRLEWAISMVDQATDALVHTDCSHRIVYMNRAAEDLFGFAFSEIRGRTPDIFNAEPEARRLQQRIGATLRKGTPYTGDHLNRRKDGALFVCRIRISPLRDSEGHVVGYVESRQDVTEEKEIQEKLGKALEEARLAQRRAEAANQAKNRFFSSMSHEIRTPMNGVMGMLQLLHSTELTDEQSEWVDVALQSAERMTNLLSRLLDLARAESGLVQLKVQPLSLRWVIECIEGLFTVKAKQKGLGFHCSCEDSVPEQVVGDETRVTQVLTILVENAFAFTDQGRIDVHLGGGLGENEEGDPLFQARLTVQDTGVGMCREPLCGTAERESDWLTDHRHGPGMGLPMVRRLLELMSGTIQFEGVPGGGTAVQVTIPFLLSEGEASTEGGAEERCSPNEGLSVLLVEDDSVNRLVLCRILERSGYKVTEAKDGEQALEILCGTSFDCILMDIRMPRMNGPETVSVIRNSEAFRHVSTVPVIAVTAYAQSGDRERFLEEGMDAYLTKPVHREELLHTLEQLCSPG is encoded by the coding sequence ATGAGCGGAGTACCGTCTTCTCTGGGGACCTACTATCGGCGGCTTGCCGAGCAGTTGCCGGATGCGCTCTGTCTGCACACGGCTGCAGGGAGAATCCTCTTTTGCAACCAGGCCGGCCTGCAGCTGCTGGGAATTCCGCAGGCTGATGTGGGCCGGATCGATTTCTTTGCTCTCTTTGCTTCCGGTTCACAGCGGTACCGCGATGCCCTTGCCGCGGCGGGTCAGGAGGATCGAAACACCCTTGACGCAGCGCTTCTCCGCAGAGATGGGGCGGAGGTTCCCGTTGTGCTCAATGCGCAATTCCTCGACGAAGAGGAATCCCTTGTGCAATGCCTGATGAAGGATCGTTCACCCCGGCTGCGGCAGGAGGAGCGTCTCCGGCTCGAGTGGGCGATCTCGATGGTTGACCAGGCCACGGATGCGTTGGTGCATACCGACTGCAGCCATCGTATCGTCTACATGAACAGAGCCGCGGAGGATCTCTTCGGTTTCGCCTTTTCCGAGATACGAGGCAGGACACCGGATATCTTCAACGCCGAACCGGAAGCCCGTCGGTTACAGCAGCGTATCGGGGCTACCCTGCGGAAGGGAACCCCCTATACGGGGGATCATCTGAACAGACGGAAGGATGGAGCGCTTTTTGTCTGCCGGATACGGATCAGCCCTCTGCGGGACAGCGAAGGGCATGTCGTAGGGTATGTGGAGTCCCGGCAGGATGTGACAGAGGAAAAGGAGATCCAGGAAAAACTGGGCAAGGCGCTTGAAGAGGCCCGATTGGCACAGCGGCGTGCCGAAGCGGCGAACCAGGCGAAAAACCGCTTCTTTTCCAGCATGAGTCATGAAATCAGAACGCCTATGAACGGTGTCATGGGGATGCTTCAGCTCCTGCACTCGACGGAGCTCACTGATGAGCAGAGCGAGTGGGTCGATGTGGCGCTCCAGTCAGCGGAGAGGATGACCAATCTGTTGAGCAGGCTCCTTGACCTTGCCCGGGCCGAGTCGGGATTGGTCCAATTGAAGGTACAGCCCCTCTCACTCCGGTGGGTGATCGAGTGCATTGAAGGATTGTTCACCGTAAAAGCCAAGCAGAAGGGACTCGGCTTCCACTGCAGCTGTGAGGACAGTGTCCCCGAGCAGGTAGTGGGTGACGAGACCCGGGTGACACAGGTTCTCACCATCCTGGTGGAGAATGCCTTTGCGTTTACCGATCAGGGACGGATCGATGTGCATCTTGGAGGAGGGCTTGGGGAGAACGAGGAGGGCGATCCCCTCTTCCAGGCCCGCCTTACGGTGCAGGACACAGGCGTGGGCATGTGCCGGGAGCCCCTTTGTGGCACGGCTGAAAGGGAAAGCGACTGGTTGACGGATCATCGGCATGGGCCGGGAATGGGTCTCCCGATGGTGCGTCGGCTTCTGGAGCTGATGTCGGGAACGATCCAGTTCGAGGGCGTGCCCGGCGGGGGGACAGCCGTTCAGGTGACCATCCCGTTCCTCCTGTCTGAGGGAGAGGCCTCGACGGAGGGGGGAGCCGAAGAGAGGTGTTCCCCGAATGAAGGGTTGTCCGTGCTCCTTGTCGAGGACGACTCCGTCAACCGGCTGGTGTTGTGCCGCATTCTGGAACGGTCGGGATACAAGGTCACGGAGGCGAAGGACGGGGAACAGGCGCTCGAGATTCTGTGCGGTACGTCCTTCGATTGTATTCTGATGGATATACGGATGCCCAGAATGAACGGTCCGGAAACGGTTTCCGTGATCCGAAACAGCGAGGCATTCCGCCATGTCTCTACCGTTCCGGTTATTGCCGTCACAGCCTATGCCCAGTCGGGAGACAGAGAGCGTTTTCTCGAGGAGGGGATGGACGCCTATCTGACAAAACCCGTCCACCGGGAGGAACTGTTGCACACGCTGGAGCAGCTCTGTTCCCCCGGATGA
- a CDS encoding NAD(+)/NADH kinase, translated as MNIGLLVNTKKKEALAIGKRLVMWGQRRELRFCTPPYEASFLGIPETPDKEWKESVDFAVVVGGDGTFLRAARYVQGHDIPLFGVNAGRLGFLAVGNPQCVEDDIENIIAGKYGCTERHLLEGRVWRESRLVHKLYALNDLVVTKGAFARLIYIEVHVGDRYLNTMPSDGMIVASPTGSTAYALSAGGPIVPPHVPCLVLVPICPHTLYARPLVLGEHDSVTLVPLGEHRELILTQDGQLGYEILPGDRFEVFISPGKTVQTISPHYGEYYELLREKFLWGKSQVNTPGE; from the coding sequence ATGAATATCGGATTACTTGTCAATACAAAAAAGAAAGAGGCCCTCGCTATTGGGAAACGCCTTGTCATGTGGGGCCAGCGGCGCGAGCTGCGGTTCTGCACGCCCCCCTACGAGGCATCCTTTCTGGGGATCCCCGAAACACCGGACAAGGAGTGGAAAGAGAGTGTCGACTTCGCTGTAGTCGTAGGCGGCGACGGCACCTTCCTCCGGGCCGCCCGCTATGTACAGGGGCATGATATCCCGCTCTTCGGGGTCAATGCCGGGAGACTGGGCTTCCTTGCAGTGGGAAACCCGCAATGTGTCGAAGATGACATCGAAAACATCATCGCAGGCAAATACGGCTGTACGGAACGCCATCTGCTGGAAGGGCGCGTGTGGCGGGAGAGCCGTCTTGTCCATAAGCTCTATGCACTCAACGATCTGGTGGTCACCAAGGGCGCTTTCGCCCGTCTGATCTATATTGAGGTGCACGTGGGGGACCGTTATCTCAACACCATGCCCTCCGATGGCATGATCGTGGCCAGTCCCACAGGCTCGACCGCCTACGCCCTTTCGGCGGGCGGTCCGATTGTCCCGCCCCATGTTCCCTGCCTGGTGCTGGTCCCTATCTGTCCGCATACGCTCTATGCCCGTCCCCTTGTGCTGGGGGAGCATGATTCGGTCACCCTGGTCCCCCTGGGCGAACACCGCGAACTGATTCTGACGCAGGATGGTCAGCTGGGCTACGAGATTCTGCCGGGAGACCGCTTTGAGGTCTTTATCTCGCCGGGGAAGACGGTGCAGACGATCTCCCCCCACTACGGGGAGTACTACGAGCTTTTGCGAGAGAAGTTTCTCTGGGGAAAAAGCCAGGTGAACACACCGGGAGAGTAG
- a CDS encoding AAA family ATPase, with translation MLEELQVHNLGGIREAELRLGDGLIVLTGESGTGKSSIVRALEFLAGRRAQSALVRHGSEEGSAWGVFSADRLQGIPEEYQPEEGTLLVRRVLSRNGRGKCYLQGKPAALHQLSQVMNALIGIQSQFAQLELLESEKQRELLDAYGGAAVREVKDSLHGLFVRAVGEERKLRALREKRAEVEQQYERYHEILGRIHSIELHEEIEQKWEERTRRLMRLKERKERIDELAALLDGGLAGEGLLSSVETLCEGLRTLQRVNGESSWHRHTDAALNLFQSLSAALASESTQIHTEGIEQELEEIEHARGLVRHLQRELQTSSVASVVEFANKLRSDLDWFESSLQEITERKDTVQTLRKQTGELALQLRECRERTAEDLAARINSILDELGMEGANFHVELAKSDRIRANGADEVRFSFRVGSGTPVPVEKMASGGELSRLMLAIQLALPNERLPGVLVFDEVEAGLGGKSALLAGYKLKELSQRCQVILVTHEATIAALADQHFTVEKEGGGTILREVADEKRVVEVARMLSGDTSSREALSHAQQLLSLQASS, from the coding sequence ATGCTCGAAGAACTGCAGGTACACAACCTTGGGGGCATTCGGGAGGCCGAGCTCCGGCTCGGCGACGGGCTTATCGTGTTGACTGGGGAGAGCGGTACGGGAAAGAGCAGCATTGTCAGGGCCCTGGAGTTTCTGGCCGGACGCCGTGCCCAGAGTGCCCTTGTGCGGCACGGCTCGGAGGAAGGCAGCGCCTGGGGCGTGTTTTCCGCCGACCGCCTTCAGGGTATCCCGGAGGAGTACCAGCCGGAAGAGGGAACGCTGCTTGTCCGTCGGGTGCTTTCCCGGAACGGCAGGGGCAAGTGCTACCTACAGGGGAAACCGGCGGCGCTCCATCAGCTCTCTCAGGTGATGAACGCCCTGATCGGCATACAGAGTCAGTTTGCGCAGCTGGAACTCCTTGAATCGGAGAAACAGCGGGAACTCCTCGATGCCTACGGCGGTGCTGCGGTGCGGGAGGTGAAGGACTCCCTTCATGGGCTGTTTGTGCGCGCCGTCGGCGAGGAGCGCAAGCTCCGCGCTCTCCGGGAGAAGCGGGCGGAGGTAGAGCAGCAGTACGAGCGCTACCATGAGATCCTGGGCCGCATTCATTCCATAGAGCTCCACGAGGAGATCGAACAGAAATGGGAGGAGCGGACCCGCCGGCTGATGCGCCTGAAGGAGCGGAAGGAACGCATCGACGAGCTTGCCGCGCTTCTGGACGGGGGGCTCGCCGGCGAAGGTCTGCTTTCCTCCGTGGAGACCCTCTGTGAAGGGCTCCGGACGCTCCAGAGGGTCAACGGGGAATCGAGCTGGCACCGCCACACCGATGCCGCGTTGAATCTCTTTCAGTCTCTCTCGGCGGCCCTCGCCTCGGAGTCGACGCAGATCCATACCGAGGGGATCGAACAGGAGCTCGAGGAGATTGAGCATGCCAGGGGGCTTGTGCGGCATCTCCAGAGGGAGCTGCAGACCAGCTCGGTGGCCTCTGTCGTGGAGTTCGCCAACAAGCTGCGCAGCGATCTTGACTGGTTCGAGTCGAGCCTCCAGGAGATCACGGAACGGAAAGATACGGTGCAGACCCTGCGCAAACAGACCGGCGAACTGGCCCTCCAGCTCCGGGAGTGTCGGGAGAGAACCGCGGAGGATCTGGCCGCCCGGATCAACAGTATCCTCGACGAACTCGGCATGGAGGGGGCCAACTTCCATGTGGAACTGGCGAAATCCGACCGTATCCGCGCCAATGGGGCCGACGAAGTCCGGTTCTCCTTCCGGGTCGGTTCCGGCACGCCGGTTCCTGTGGAGAAGATGGCCTCCGGAGGCGAACTGAGCCGGCTCATGCTGGCGATCCAGCTGGCTCTGCCCAACGAACGGCTTCCGGGGGTGCTTGTCTTTGACGAGGTGGAGGCTGGTTTGGGCGGCAAGTCGGCGTTGCTTGCGGGATATAAACTGAAGGAGCTGTCGCAGAGGTGCCAGGTGATCCTGGTGACCCACGAAGCCACCATAGCGGCCCTGGCCGATCAGCATTTCACCGTAGAAAAAGAGGGCGGGGGTACCATTCTGCGGGAGGTCGCCGATGAGAAACGTGTCGTGGAGGTGGCGCGCATGCTGTCTGGCGACACCTCCTCTCGGGAAGCGCTCTCCCACGCGCAGCAGCTGCTTTCACTGCAGGCGAGTTCGTGA
- the mraZ gene encoding division/cell wall cluster transcriptional repressor MraZ, whose amino-acid sequence MLVGTYEHRIDAKGRIVLPARFRQELGEDVVATMGMDRCVAVYSEENWNNLLARLQSTSFSRGRSREFRRVLLATANEIQVDTAGRILVPQLLRNHGQLDKEVHVIGQGEHIELWNKQLWLSYRDTVMEDFADIVEGIDGF is encoded by the coding sequence ATGCTGGTGGGAACCTACGAACATCGGATCGACGCAAAGGGGCGGATTGTCCTGCCTGCCAGATTCCGGCAGGAGCTCGGCGAGGATGTCGTAGCCACCATGGGGATGGATCGCTGTGTTGCCGTCTATTCAGAGGAAAACTGGAATAACCTGCTTGCCCGTCTTCAATCCACCTCCTTTTCCAGGGGGAGGTCTCGCGAGTTCCGCAGGGTGCTCCTGGCAACAGCCAACGAAATCCAGGTGGATACAGCCGGGAGGATCCTGGTGCCGCAGTTACTCCGCAACCACGGGCAGCTTGACAAAGAGGTGCACGTGATAGGGCAGGGGGAACATATTGAGCTCTGGAACAAACAGCTTTGGCTCTCCTACCGGGATACCGTGATGGAAGACTTTGCCGATATCGTTGAGGGGATTGATGGGTTTTAA
- a CDS encoding Hpt domain-containing protein — MTLAEEGKEWDGGVDGNGGTERSSGDQPDEGTRVSPSEGTASAGPSTERAIFDESLLLEQQGGDRGFVAILKSETARRLRECRDTITEALNERDGSDVHDIAHALKGIALTVALPRLAESAERLMGLSKARAAEMDDRLYEACRRFLGDIDSALRALDADRSGQSRGADEAGDLRNP, encoded by the coding sequence ATGACCCTTGCAGAGGAAGGGAAGGAATGGGACGGTGGTGTAGATGGGAACGGCGGCACAGAGCGGAGCTCCGGTGACCAGCCGGACGAGGGTACCCGCGTTTCCCCGTCTGAAGGGACTGCTTCTGCCGGGCCCAGTACCGAGAGAGCGATCTTCGACGAATCCCTTCTCCTGGAGCAGCAGGGCGGAGACAGGGGATTTGTTGCCATTTTGAAATCGGAGACGGCGCGGCGCCTCCGGGAGTGCCGCGACACCATAACGGAGGCGCTCAATGAGAGAGACGGAAGCGATGTGCACGATATCGCCCATGCCCTCAAGGGGATCGCCCTCACTGTCGCGCTTCCTCGCCTTGCGGAGAGCGCGGAGCGGCTTATGGGGCTCTCGAAGGCCCGGGCGGCGGAGATGGACGACCGACTGTACGAGGCATGCCGAAGGTTTCTGGGAGATATCGACAGTGCGCTGCGGGCGCTGGATGCGGACCGTTCCGGACAGTCCCGGGGGGCTGACGAAGCCGGAGATCTGCGGAATCCGTGA
- a CDS encoding Crp/Fnr family transcriptional regulator codes for MRCGVEGLAMLPGFSVLPGEQVCRIAEIAVPRRFRRGERIFSEGDEGEGFYVVLEGKVKVFRLSSEGKEVILHFCHRGDNFGQVAMYAGNDYPADAEALSDTRLLFFERESFIQHIKEEPTLALGMLAALSVRLREFTQQVENLALKEVPARIATYILYLAEKQQNWSRVQMDSTQNQLSRMIGTTPETLSRLMTRLEETGVIAVSRSTIAIRDWRRLQSLSERGFAAIEGDAAV; via the coding sequence ATGCGCTGTGGTGTGGAGGGGCTTGCAATGCTTCCCGGCTTTTCGGTGCTTCCCGGCGAGCAGGTGTGTCGCATTGCCGAGATCGCCGTTCCCCGGAGGTTCCGTCGGGGGGAGCGCATCTTTTCGGAGGGGGATGAGGGAGAGGGTTTCTATGTTGTCCTGGAGGGGAAGGTGAAGGTCTTTCGGCTCTCCTCCGAGGGGAAAGAGGTCATCCTTCATTTCTGCCATCGCGGCGATAACTTCGGCCAGGTAGCCATGTACGCAGGTAATGACTATCCCGCCGATGCCGAGGCCCTCTCCGATACGCGGCTTCTCTTTTTCGAACGGGAATCCTTTATCCAGCACATCAAGGAAGAGCCGACCCTGGCGCTTGGCATGCTGGCGGCCCTGTCGGTGCGTCTCCGCGAGTTTACCCAACAGGTGGAAAACCTGGCACTCAAAGAGGTGCCGGCACGTATCGCCACCTACATCCTCTACCTTGCGGAAAAGCAGCAGAACTGGAGCCGCGTGCAGATGGACAGTACGCAGAACCAGCTTTCCCGGATGATCGGCACGACCCCGGAGACGCTGTCGCGGCTGATGACCCGACTGGAGGAAACCGGGGTGATTGCGGTCAGCCGCAGCACGATAGCCATCCGGGATTGGCGACGTCTGCAATCCCTGTCGGAGCGGGGGTTTGCTGCGATTGAGGGGGATGCGGCAGTGTGA